A segment of the Thalassoglobus sp. JC818 genome:
TCGCAAAATTAAATCCACCGATTCACGCTTCGATATCGCGAGCCTGCGAATCATTCTGCTGTACGAACGCATTCTCAATCGTCTCAAAGAGTTTGACGGAGACGTCACCGACTGGGAACAACAACTGCTCGAGGAAATCGTCCGCATTGACGAAGGCTTTCCTCAACAGCGTGAATTCGCATCGCTCGATCAAACACGCACTGCATTGAAAATCTCACAGCTTCTTCTTCAGCATCAGGACCGCTGGTACGACGTCGCAGACATCTGGCTGGCCCGGATTGATGAAACCATCACTCAGCGTAAACTTCGTCAAGATCGGCAAGCAGAAGACAAAGATTCTGAACATCAATGGGAACAGATCGCACGAGCAGCATCACAACTGCGAATCGTTTCCCTCGCTGGTCAACAACGACTGTCGGCAGCCCGCGATCTGATGTTTCAACTCGGCGAGACCAGCCCGACAGCGATGTTGAGCATTCTGCTCGGATTGACCGAACTGACCGCCATGGTCGAACCGGGTCGACAGGTCGAGTTGGGACGATTGCAATTGCAGGCGATCGAACGATTGGCCGACTCACGTGAACAGCTTTCAAGTTCGCAACAGGACTTACTCGATAACGCCCATGCGGAAGCAATGGTCGCAACCGGAAACGGTCCCGAAGCGGTCGAGCTGTACGAATCTTTGATCGCGAAGCAACCTCGTAGCGGCCGTTTGATGCTCAAAGTGATTGATGTCCTGGAGTCGATGGGCTCTCGAGAGAATCTTGTTGAAGCAAGAACATGGTGGACTCGCTACGAGAAGATACAAAGACCGGGAAGCACCGAGTGGGTCACAGCGAGGCTGCAAATCGCCAGGCTAAGTGACCGATTGGGAGAGCGAGACAGCGCGAAGAAACTGCTCGGAGTCACGCGCACGCTTTATCCCACTCTCGGGAATCCATCTCTTAAGTCGGAAATTGAAAAGTTATTGGAGATGTGGGCTACGTAGTCTTATTCGCATCTGCCGACTCTTCGCGAACGTGGCCGTACCACTTCGCCAGTCGATCGGGTGATACCCCAACGTGGACCATGGTGATCATGAACCAGTTGCTAAGCGTCTGAAGCACGACTCCTCTTTTCTCCCAACGGCGAGCACTGACTGTCAGCGGCGAATTCGAGATTGCCAGTCGCCCCTCTCTTCTAAGTTGTTTGGAGAAGAACAAATCTTCCATCAATGCGATCTCCGGAAATCCTCCGAGATCGAGAAACGTCTGCCGTCGAACAAACAACCCCTGATCCCCATAGATCCAACCCAGGAAGCGCACTCTCCAGGCGTTTCCTGATTCGATCAGTCGATACTTCCTCGCGGGATGATCAATACGCTGCGAAAAGCATCCGGCAACCACACCGGGTCGACTCAGGACCTTCTCAATTGCCTGATCAAAGCCAGACGACAATTCACAGTCTGCATGCAGAAACAGGAGATTTTTCGCGATTGCATGCTCAGCTCCAAGGTTCTGCTGACGAGCCCGCCCCGGCGGCGATTCGAGAACAATGTCTGCGTTCTGTGCTCGGGCGATTGTCTGATCAGAGCTTCCGCCATCCACAACGATGATTTCAAAGTCGCCGAGTTTCCGAAGTCGCGAGATGAGACCGGCAATTGAACCTTCTTCATTCAATGTCGGAATGATCACAGCGATCTGAGGTGTGACACACTTCGTCGACATCGATGTGGAAGACACGTCACGAGTCATCGGAGAAACGAGGTTCGGACATTCGAAAGGTCATCAGTGCCCCCGTAAGGACCAACAAGCCGACACCGATGAACGGAATCTCATATGGAATCCAGTCCATCAGAGCACCGACGAATGGAGAGAATACAAATGGAATTGCAAAGCAGATTCGCATCGTGCTGAGGTATTGCGGATGTCGATCCGGACCGACAAGCTCCAGCGTGTAGTTGAGAATCGTCCGCATCAGCACTGGCGTGAGTCCGAGAAGAACAAACGTCATCCAATACCACTTCTCAGCATCGGGGAAGAAGCCGCGTGCAAACAGAATTGCAATGAGTGGCGTAAAGCTCACCGCGAAAAGGCCGATTCGAATCGCCAGCCGATTTCCAAAGCGGTCTGCGACTGCTCCCAGAAGCGGGCTGTAAATCCCAACACTGATGTTTTGCGCGATCACCCAGATGATCAAATCGTTGCTGGATGTGCCAATCACGTTCATTCCCAGCCATTGGTAGTGAGGAAAGACCAGGAGCGAGGAAATGAACAACATCGCGACGATTCCAGCCCGTCGAAAAGACTGGTCCGTTCGGAAGACATTCCAGGCATTGGCAAACGGTTCCACCATCTTGTAGCGGGATAAACCGGAACTCTCCTCAGCATGCTCGCTGCAACAGAGCGAAACCAATCCCGCAGCCAGAAACGCGACGCCATTGAACAGGAAGACCCAGGTGAAGCCGTCGTAGTTGGGCATCGAAATCCAGTCCTGAAGCCAGGTCAACGCTGCGACCACGGCAAAGATCGATCCCAGAATCCCTCCGATTCCAAGCAGTGCTCCCCGGCGATTCGGACGGACGAGTTTTCCCTGAATCGTTCCGAATGCCAGTTGATTGACACCCGTTGCGGAGAAGAAGAGGAAATAGATGACGAGGAACAGTGGCCCCATCCAGGCGACCTGACGATCTTCCAAACGCCACCAGAGGACGGACAGAACGAGAAATGGAATTGCCATTCCGACAGCTGTCAAAAAGAGTGGATACTTTTTGATTGAGTGGCTTCTGAGTCGTTCCGCGTAGATCAACGGCGGGACGCTTTGACCGATGCGACTGAGGATCGGAAGCCAACCCCGCATCCAGCCAGAGCCCGAAATCGCGTCGACCACATAGGGCATGATGACGCTTTCGGTCTTGAAGATCCAACCAACTCTCAGGACGACACTTTGCAGCGCAAGCACGAACAGGTTCCAGTTCTCATGACGGAACTGTTGAGACGGTTGAGAGTGCGCTTCGTCCTCCATGCGAATCGATTTTCCAACGTGAGCGTTCTTGTCGGCAGAATGACTGTGATCGCGAGCACGTCAATTCGCCGAGGTGATTAAAGGAGAGAGAAGTAGTTGTCGACCGCGAAATCGAGTGCCTCGCGCGTGACTTTCTTCGGAAGTTTCTTGTAAAGGCAATAGTTTCGAACCTGCAGCAGCAAGTCTCGCGGTTGGCAGTTTCGAAACGGCCTCTGGTACGGAATATAGTGCGTGTCGATCAAATAATCGATCGCTTCCGCATCATAGATCAAACCGACTTTCGGCGCCATGATCTCAAACAGCTTAACAAAGTGCTCAGGCCGAGGGTCCGGGACTTGAATCTTGTACGGAATTCGACGCAGAAACGCTCCATCGACCAGATCGTCCGGTTCCAAGTTCGTCGAGAAGATGATCAACTGGTCGAACGGAACCTGAATTTTCTTTCCACTCGGCAGGTTCAGAAAGTCGAACCTCTTTTCCAGCGGAACAATCCATCGATTCAAAAGCGTGTCGACCGGCATTTGTTGACGCCCGAAGTCGTCAATCACCAGCGTTCCGCAGTTACTCTTCAATTGAAGCGATGCTTCGCAAACTCGAGTGACCGGGTTTTGCGTCACCTCCAGTTCGCTCATGGTCAACTCGCCCCCAGCGACAATCGTCGGACGGCGAATCCGGACCCATCGCGGATCGACACCAGACAAATCGAAGAGTCCATCATCTTCGTCGTCTTCGTCTCCAATGATCTCTTCATGAACTCCTGGATCGAAGACCCGAATCAGGTCTCCATCGATTCCGAGAGTACGCGGGATCCACACCGTGTCTCCAAAGCAGGAGGTCACCCGCTCAGCGATACTTGTTTTTCCGTTGCCCGGTTCTCCGAACAAAAACATTCCCCGCCCGGAGTTGATCGCTGGACCGAGTCTTTCGAACATTTCCTCGCTGATGAGCAGATCCGCAAATGCCTTCTTGAGGTCGTCTTCTGTCGCGTGTTTCCCAGCAATCGACTGGGCAGCCATCGCGTGCAAATACTCAGGCAAGCCAACCGGGGCACTGCCGTAGTAAGCACACTCCCGCTGATACTTCCGAGCGCGATCACGACCCAGATCCGTAATCGCGAATACATAGTCCCCCATTTCCGCAGCATTACGGAAAGTGATGATCTGTTCCTGCTTCCAGGCTTTCAGAAGCGGAAACAGAATCCCGAACGGAATCTTGATCTGATTGCTGATCTCACGCCCGGCGGCCGAACCCTTCTGTAACAGAAACTTTAAGACGAGGCGTTCGACTTCATCCGAGTTCAGTTTGGTCTGTTCAAGGTTTTCGGGAATGGGAGGAATGAAATTCTGATCGGACCCTCGCGCATCTCCCAGCAGGTTCTGAACGCGATCGAACAGTTCTTCAAGTTCGACATTTCCGCGAATCGCATCTCTGTCTGATGAAGCTGCGCGGGCTCCCTGTGAGTGGCGAACACCGGCCGGGCGTTCAGTGCTTCCCGGTTTGGTTGACTCATCATCAAAGTCGAAATTGACGTCATCCAGTTTCGCCATGTTGGAATACTTCCATCAGTGAGTGATCCGCGCCGTTCTTATCGACAAGTCGTGCAGGAGTGGATCCCTTGCCACACAAACACAACAATGCCACCCTTCAACGTTATATCACCGCCGACGTTCGTCAAATGTTTCTCGAACGCAACACAACCCTTATCAGTTACTCGAATCGATACGATCCGGAGAAGCAGAACTATGGAACAAGGGCATCAAGGGCGTTTCGCCGGGCGCTCAGTCATCGTCACCGGAGGAAGCCGCGGAATCGGTAAAGGCTGTGTAGAAGTCTTCGCATCAGAGGGAGGCCTTGTTTCCATCCTCGATATCGCTCAGGAGGACGGCGAACAGCTGGCGGAGTCACTGACCGCGTCCACGACGGGAACAGTCGTCTTTCGAAAATGTGACGTCTCAGATCCCGAACAACTGAGAAACGCAATCGAAGCTGTCGCCCAGCAGTTTGAGCGAATCGATTGCATCGTCAACAATGCAGGCGTGCATCCACCGGCCACTCCCATCGATGAACAGAAGCTTTCTGATCTCGAATCGCTCTTGCGAATCAACTTCATCAGCACTTACCTCGGAGCTCAGTATGCGATTCCGCATCTTCGAAAAACGAAGGGAACGATCGTCAACATGAGTTCCATGACCGCTGTCCTCGGGCAGGATCAATCCTCTGCTTATGCAGCCACAAAAGGCGCTCAGCTCAGCCTGACGAAATCGCTTGCGGTCGAGTTGGGTCCACAGGGAATTCGAGTCAACGCGATTCTGCCGAGCAACGTCGACACTCCTCTCATGCGGGACTGGGCAGCCACGTTGCCCGATCCAGAGTCCGCCTTGAAGCGTGTTTCTGAACTCCAAGTATTCGGAAGAATGGCCAGCCCACAGGAAGTCGGAAAGGTTGCACTCTTTCTGGCGACCGAAGATTCAAGCTTTGTCACCGGTCAGGGAATCGAAGTCGAAGGAGGAGCCAGCCTCGATTACTAGAGCAAGTTGCTCTTTCCTGTGCACTCGCTTGCACTGTTTCATAAGTTAAAAGGCTGTGCTTGCTCGTGCGAGATCGCGCACACAAATTCAGAAAATGCTCTAAACCATCATTCATAGATCGTTAAATCGATTCCTCACGAGATTGATTCATCTCGATCAATCGCCTGACGCACTCGATCATTCCCTTAGCTTTGTGAAGTGTCTCTTCATATTCAGCGGAAGGGCTGGAACTGGCGACGATTCCACCCCCAACAGAGAACGACAACGACCTGCCGCGTTGGGTCATTGTCCGAATCAGAATGCTGCTGTCGGCAGTTCCGTCGAATCCACAGTAGAAGAAACTTCCGCAATACGCTCCGCGTGGAACCCCTTCGAGCTCGGAGATAATCTCCATCGCACGAATCTTCGGAGCTCCAGTGATCGATCCACCAGGAAATGTCGCTTGAATCAGATCCCAGAAATCAACGTCCTTGCGAAGCTGACCCGTTACTTCCGAAACAAGATGGGTCACAGTTTCGTAAGTTTCGATGCTGCAAAGTTCCGGGACTTTCACGGTGCCCGGCAGACAGACTCGCGATAAATCGTTGCGAAGCAAATCAACGATCATTAAATTCTCGGACTGGTCTTTTAAACTTTCGCGCAGCTCTTCTCGAGTGAATAAGTCTGCTTCCGGAATCGGATACCTTTGACGCGTGCCTTTAATCGGCCGTGTCCAGACTCGATCCTGGCACTTCTGAAGAAATCTCTCAGGAGATGATGAAATTACTGCCCAGTCATCATGCTGAAAAAGACCCGCAAACGGAGCTGGATTAACTGCTCGAAGCTGTAAATAGGTCTCTACGGGAGTTGCTTCAACTTCAGCTGTCATCCGCTGAGAGAGATTTGCCTGAAATAAGTCTCCAGCATAAATGTAATCGATCACTTTCTGAACTGCTTGATGATATTGCTCCTTCGTAAAGTTACTTCGAAGCGATCCGCTTAAATCCAACCCGCTCTCTCGATCTAGTGTTGAAGGACTCACCCGTTCCGACCGACTCTTCAGTCCATCTAATGAGTTGAGACATTTGCGAATTTCTTCAGCACACTCCGTCGCAGAGCGAACTTGCGATTGACCATTCAGCTTGGAATCTCCGTGGCTGAAAACCCAACATCGATCCAGTTCGTGGTCCCAGGCGATGACGGTTCTGTAAACTCCGACGACTAGATCCGGAAACCGAGCTTCGTTCGCTTTCGTGTCGGGAAGTTCTTCCCAGGCCTGACCTAACTCATAGCTCAATAACCCCGCGAAACCTCCCTGAAACGGAGGCAGATCCGGAATCGTTTCGACTTGAGATAATCGACTCAACTCACGAATCTGCTCAAAGGGATCGCATCCGTAGCTCGCATTTTCCAGTTCAAAAACCTGTTCAGGTTCGAAGCAAAGAAACGAATAACGGCCGAGCTTGCGATCACGTCGCGCACTCTCCAGAAGCAAAAGATCTCGTGATTCCGAGAACTCTTGTAGGGCGTCAGCGACATCGGGAACCGGACTCAGCTCCAGTACGATCGGCAGCCTATTCATGCTTATGTAAACCACGTTTGCGTTGTTGATGGCGTCGATCGACCGCGCTGGTTTCAGGGATCGTCAGAAAGCCCCAACTCAAGGCTTCATCCTGTCTATATTGCTTGCCCAGCGTCATCGCTGTCACAGCCTTCGCGAGTTCGTATCCGAGATAAAAGGCATGTGTCGCGTCGATGGAAACGCCCGCCTGTTCCAGATCGTCGAATAGTTCGAACGGATCGGTCCCAGTCCAATATCCATCGCGATTCATCATGTGAAGCTTGCCACCTTCCACGAAAATTCGAAAGTTTGAATCACGCAGTTGGGCAGCAAGACTTTCGAGCTCCTCCGGCCCCATCGTCGCGACTCGTTCGTCTCTCAACATCAACAAGTCGGCATCGATCCGCTTTGCGAGTGTGCGTTCGTCGATGGCGTACTTCACCATTCGACGTGAGATGTCAAACTCTTTGACCGACGACCGACACCAGGGAGCCACTTCGGTCGTCAGTACGCTGTTGATTGAAAGCTCCTGACAGATCGCAGCGAGCAAAAAATTGACTCCACTACTGTCGACGGAGCTGAGTTCGGTCACATTTCCGATCCCCATCATCACGTCACAACTCTCAAGTCGCCGGCGAGTTTCATAATACCTAGCGAGCGATTGAGAGAACCCGAACCCGACTGGTTCGAGAATGGGATCGATGCGAAATCTACAGTTCTTTCGATCGAGAGCATCGATCGTTCTCCAGAGACTGTCGAGATTCTGTGGATCGTCAGGAATCGCGACGACTTCAGCTCCCAGCCCGGAGACCCAGTCGAGATTACTTGAGTTGCAACTAAGGATCAGATCAACACCGGCAGCGACTGCCAACTCGACTTCGTGACGTTCGAAACTATCAACTGACAGCCGATGGCCTGCCTGCAAAAGCTCTTGAGCACATGCATCGATTTCATCCCAGGATTGTCCCGGCACACATCCCAGATCAATTCGATCAGCTCCGGAATTTCGATAGTGATCGGCCAGAGTCAGTATTTCATCACGCGTCTTAAGCGGTGCGTGATTGATCTCGGCGATGATCTCGATATCAAAGGCTTCGAGGGAAGGAGGAGGGTTCGATCCCCGGCCGAGAAAGTTTCGAAGCTCTTGAATCTCCTTCGGTCCTCTCAGAAATTGCATTCCATAGCGTTCGGTGAGTTCTGCCAGATCTCCCCGACACAAACCGGGCACGATGACTGCATCGTACTGACCGAGATTTTCAGGAAGCTTCTTCAGGAGCCAGTCAACATGCATCAGCGCAGCGACGGAAATTCCGAGAACGTGTATTTCGCCTGAGAACTCTGCATCTGAAGTGATCGCTTCCACTTCCCGCCGAACCAGGTTTTCAGCCAGGCGACCAGTCAAAAAGAGGATACGATCACCAGATTTCAGAATCGGGTTCGTGGGGGGCGAATTCATAACGATTGGATATTACAGCGGACGAAGTCATCGACGAAACGATGATCGTACCACGGTGAAACGAAATCGCTATGCTTTCGACCTCGCACACAACGTGTGTGTTCGAGACGAGCCCAAATGCATCGATGCCCGTGTTTAGATCGAGTCAGTGATTTCAGCTGTCGGAACTCGATCGATCTGAATGTACTCTGGTGTCGGCGGGAGTGTGCGAATAGGAGTCGGAAATCGAATTGGTCCGGATTGTTCGATAGCCGAAGAGCCCTCGACAGACGTTTGCTCGGAGGGCTGTTCGTAAATGACATTCAAGTCGCTCTCTTCGATCACATCAACTTGATCGATGAATTGAGAGCCAGCTGTCGCTGACCGACAACCAGCAAGACCGCCGTAGCAGTACGATTGGTTGAGATTCTCCAGGCTGTCGCCCAGATCGTTGAGTTCGTTCACAGCTGAATTGCGAACTTCCACGAGGCCGACGAGCGTTCCCGTGACCGCGATCGTTCCAACCAGAACAAGTTCGGAAGAAACAACAAACCCGGATTCGTCTGACAACAGCTGCTTCAGGAAGTTGGCCATTTTATGCCTCACGAGGAATCTCGGTCACAGAGAAATGCGAATTGCAAAGGGAGTAAAGGGGGGTCCTCAAGAAATCTGATTGCCAGTGATCGAAACGACCCGGTTCCAGGAAGACCGTGATCACAAAGCCAGTTTCTCGAGGATTGCCCCGAATTCGCAAAGTCTTCGGATTCTCAGGTCGCCCGACATGCGTCTTCTCCTGTGCTGCCAGAGTGGGTCAATCTCGATGTGGAGAATCTCCGCCCAAGCCGCACATCGCTCCGCCACCGCCCCCTCTTTTACTAGTAAGACGTCTACCCAAGACTCCATTCAACCGCTGCAATCATTGCATTCGCTAATGACCGCAGAACCCATGCCATCACTACAATCAGACCAGAGCCGCGCGTAGCTCAAACGTCTCAAAGAATTGACCTGTCGGACGTTACGACGCCTCAAAAACGACGAGCCGCGATTCAGGTCGATCATCGATTCACCGGCAGCGCTAAGAATCTGAATCAAATTGTTTATCTCACAGACTCGAAATCGTCAGAATCTGAAGTTCGAAGCCGAAACTGAACGATGAGAGACAATGCCACCTTGCTGTCGATTCAATGACAGCGAGACCTCACGTCGTCGTGGATAATTTTCCCTTCGCTCGGACGTGCGAGCAGAAAGTCGGCGACCTCAGTGCCGCCATGAAATTGGACTTACCGGAGGTAACGGAAGTCGATGCTGCGCATGAGCGTGGCGCAGACTGCTGACCAGCGATCGACTGAATCAGGATCGGAGGCGACTGCATCAACAAGCAAATGCTCTTCTTCTTCAGAGAGTTCACGGTTGAGAATGAGTAGCCCAACCCACCGCAGTCGATCAGAAACCGAACTTTCGTGTTCGAGAACTCGCTCCGCAGTCGCGTTCGCACGATCGAGAACAAATTCACTGTTCATCAGGAACAGAGATTGTGGCGAAACCGTGCTTGAAACACGTCTTCCAACCGACAGATTGGGATCAGGGAAGTCGAACACGCCCATCAAATCCGGCAAACGGTTTCGGAAGACGGGGAGGTAGACAGCACGTGTTCCGAATTCGAATTGATAGCCGTACTCGGATTTCGTCTCGGGACGAACTGAGTCTTCCACAGCTGAAAACGTCAGCTCTCCGCTGAACATCAGAAACGCATCGTGAATCGATTCAGCAGTCAATCTCCGACGATTCTGCCGGGAGAACAAGCGGTTATCCGGGTCGGGATGGTTCAGTTCAGGTATGTCGGACGAAAGCTGATATGTGCGACTCAGAACAATCTTGCGAATCAGACTTTTTGTGGACCAATTTCCTTCGATGAAGTCCATGGCCAGATGATCGAGCAATTCGGGGTGTGAAGGAACCTCACCCGGTAACCCAAAATTGTCCACGGTTCGCACCAGACCTGACCCGAAGAGATGATGCCAGATGCGGTTTACGTAGACACGTGCGGTCAATGGGTTGTCGGGGCTCGCGATCCAATTCGCCAGCTCCAGTCGTCCACTTTGGTCACCGGGGAGTTTCTGTCCTCTTTCAGCAATGACTGACAGAAAACCACGTTGGACCGGTTCTCCCAGTTGATGCACATTGCCCCGGATGCAAATCGCGTAGTCGCTGATTTCACCTTCGTCGGAGACGGACATCACAAGCGGTCCCGGCTCCGGAAGCTGTTTTGTCAGTTCTTCGAGTTCCGCACGAAACCCGTTTAACTCGCGGCTTGTGCGTTCGTATTGAACAGCACTCTCGCTTAGATCGAGATTGTCTGAAGACTCAGATTGAGGATCTGGCTTTTTGATCAGTCGAACAGAATCAACAATCGTCATGCCTTTGCCGGAAGACTCGATTGTTAGATGGACTTCGCCGGAAGATTGCACTTCACCGACAGGCTGATATGCCCCTTCAAGTTGAGGCGGCTGACGCTGATCGACTTCAAAGGTCTCCGTCTCTCCAGCTGAAGCGACGACAATTTTTCCGTGCGGAGTACGATTTGCGTGCGAGGTATAGCTGATCTGAACTTCATAGCGAGCTTCGTCCGTGGGGATCACAAATCTCGCGCGCGCTGTGGGATCATCGGAAAACTGATACCCCTCACCGACATAGCCTCCTACGGACTCGCTCGTCTTCCAGCGACCAGACAGCATGGCTTGTGGATCATCGACAACAATTCGCGGCAGTTCCGCTTCCAGGTGTTCCAGAGTCGTCGACAACTTTTGAATTCGCTTCTGAACGTGAGCGATTTCTTTTTCGATTCGTCGTCGAGTGTTTTCAACTTCAGGCGACTGAGGAAGAGCTGTCGTCACCCATTTGGAGACGTTCCCATCAATTGCCGATTGTGTACTCCGAAAAATGCCAGCCATCGCGTAGTAGTCGGCTGTGGGGATTGGATCGAATTTGTGATCATGGCAGCGCGCGCAACCGATGGTCATTCCCAGAAAGACGCGGCCAATGGTGTCGACCTGCTCGTCGACGATGTCCATCCGCAGCTGTTCTTTGTCCTGGTTTTCATAATTGTGTGGTCCGAGAGCGAGGAAACCCGTGGCGACAAGTTGTCGCTGTCGCTCCTGATAATCATCAGCTTCCAGTAAATCACCAGCAATCTGCTGACGCACAAATTCGTCGTACGGAGTATCTCGATTCAATGCATCGATGACGTAATTGCGATACCTCCAGGCTGATCCGTAAAGCATGGAGCGGCCGCCGCCTGTCGAGTCTGAGTAGCGAGCGAGATCGAGCCAGTGCCGCCCCCAGTGTCGACCAAATTCCGGAGACTCCAGCAGTCGATCGACAACATTCTCGATCCGACTCTCGCTGCTGTCTGCCTCAAATTGATGAATCTCCTCGACCGACGGAGGCAATCCCGTCAGATCAAAGTACAACCGGCGGAGCAGGGTGAGATCATTCGCTGGCGGCAGTGGTTCGAGGTTTTCAGCTTCCAGTCGCGCCAAGACGAATCGGTCAATATCGCTCTCTGGCCAGCTTGAGTTTTCAGTCGAAGGAGGGACCGGTCGCTTGAGTGGTTGGAAACTCCAGAACTCTCTTCCTTTTTCGAGATCGATGCCCGCTCGATCGTGTCGAGTCGAAGCGGCTGTTCTCGGGTCGACCGCTCCACTGCGAATCCATTCTTCGAAATCGGCGATCACCTCGTCCGGGAGTTTTTGTCGAGGAGGCATTTCGAATGTTTCATATCGAAGTGCCTCCATCAACGTTCCCTCAGCGGGATTCCCTGCAACCAGTGCGGGTCCGGAATCTCCTCCTTCCAGCAACCCTGCGGAGTGATCGACGAGAAGCCCGCCGCGAAGCGACTTTGAGTCGGCCGAATGACACTCGTAGCAGTGCTCCACCAGAATCGGGCGGATTTTCTTCTCGAAGAACTCGATCTCTTGAGCAGATCCCGCGAGCCCATCCACATCTGCGTTCTGCTGCGAGAATGATTCTGTTGGCAGAACGAAGAGCATGCCCACGATCGCGGTTGCGCCAATCCGACCGGCGCGTTCTCGACACTTTGAAAACATATCAGAATCCGACAAACTTCGATTTCTTTC
Coding sequences within it:
- the pabB gene encoding aminodeoxychorismate synthase component I, which codes for MNRLPIVLELSPVPDVADALQEFSESRDLLLLESARRDRKLGRYSFLCFEPEQVFELENASYGCDPFEQIRELSRLSQVETIPDLPPFQGGFAGLLSYELGQAWEELPDTKANEARFPDLVVGVYRTVIAWDHELDRCWVFSHGDSKLNGQSQVRSATECAEEIRKCLNSLDGLKSRSERVSPSTLDRESGLDLSGSLRSNFTKEQYHQAVQKVIDYIYAGDLFQANLSQRMTAEVEATPVETYLQLRAVNPAPFAGLFQHDDWAVISSSPERFLQKCQDRVWTRPIKGTRQRYPIPEADLFTREELRESLKDQSENLMIVDLLRNDLSRVCLPGTVKVPELCSIETYETVTHLVSEVTGQLRKDVDFWDLIQATFPGGSITGAPKIRAMEIISELEGVPRGAYCGSFFYCGFDGTADSSILIRTMTQRGRSLSFSVGGGIVASSSPSAEYEETLHKAKGMIECVRRLIEMNQSREESI
- a CDS encoding DUF6513 domain-containing protein; this encodes MNSPPTNPILKSGDRILFLTGRLAENLVRREVEAITSDAEFSGEIHVLGISVAALMHVDWLLKKLPENLGQYDAVIVPGLCRGDLAELTERYGMQFLRGPKEIQELRNFLGRGSNPPPSLEAFDIEIIAEINHAPLKTRDEILTLADHYRNSGADRIDLGCVPGQSWDEIDACAQELLQAGHRLSVDSFERHEVELAVAAGVDLILSCNSSNLDWVSGLGAEVVAIPDDPQNLDSLWRTIDALDRKNCRFRIDPILEPVGFGFSQSLARYYETRRRLESCDVMMGIGNVTELSSVDSSGVNFLLAAICQELSINSVLTTEVAPWCRSSVKEFDISRRMVKYAIDERTLAKRIDADLLMLRDERVATMGPEELESLAAQLRDSNFRIFVEGGKLHMMNRDGYWTGTDPFELFDDLEQAGVSIDATHAFYLGYELAKAVTAMTLGKQYRQDEALSWGFLTIPETSAVDRRHQQRKRGLHKHE
- a CDS encoding TIGR04283 family arsenosugar biosynthesis glycosyltransferase yields the protein MSSTSMSTKCVTPQIAVIIPTLNEEGSIAGLISRLRKLGDFEIIVVDGGSSDQTIARAQNADIVLESPPGRARQQNLGAEHAIAKNLLFLHADCELSSGFDQAIEKVLSRPGVVAGCFSQRIDHPARKYRLIESGNAWRVRFLGWIYGDQGLFVRRQTFLDLGGFPEIALMEDLFFSKQLRREGRLAISNSPLTVSARRWEKRGVVLQTLSNWFMITMVHVGVSPDRLAKWYGHVREESADANKTT
- a CDS encoding AAA family ATPase yields the protein MAKLDDVNFDFDDESTKPGSTERPAGVRHSQGARAASSDRDAIRGNVELEELFDRVQNLLGDARGSDQNFIPPIPENLEQTKLNSDEVERLVLKFLLQKGSAAGREISNQIKIPFGILFPLLKAWKQEQIITFRNAAEMGDYVFAITDLGRDRARKYQRECAYYGSAPVGLPEYLHAMAAQSIAGKHATEDDLKKAFADLLISEEMFERLGPAINSGRGMFLFGEPGNGKTSIAERVTSCFGDTVWIPRTLGIDGDLIRVFDPGVHEEIIGDEDDEDDGLFDLSGVDPRWVRIRRPTIVAGGELTMSELEVTQNPVTRVCEASLQLKSNCGTLVIDDFGRQQMPVDTLLNRWIVPLEKRFDFLNLPSGKKIQVPFDQLIIFSTNLEPDDLVDGAFLRRIPYKIQVPDPRPEHFVKLFEIMAPKVGLIYDAEAIDYLIDTHYIPYQRPFRNCQPRDLLLQVRNYCLYKKLPKKVTREALDFAVDNYFSLL
- a CDS encoding branched-chain amino acid aminotransferase translates to MANFLKQLLSDESGFVVSSELVLVGTIAVTGTLVGLVEVRNSAVNELNDLGDSLENLNQSYCYGGLAGCRSATAGSQFIDQVDVIEESDLNVIYEQPSEQTSVEGSSAIEQSGPIRFPTPIRTLPPTPEYIQIDRVPTAEITDSI
- a CDS encoding glucose 1-dehydrogenase, with the protein product MEQGHQGRFAGRSVIVTGGSRGIGKGCVEVFASEGGLVSILDIAQEDGEQLAESLTASTTGTVVFRKCDVSDPEQLRNAIEAVAQQFERIDCIVNNAGVHPPATPIDEQKLSDLESLLRINFISTYLGAQYAIPHLRKTKGTIVNMSSMTAVLGQDQSSAYAATKGAQLSLTKSLAVELGPQGIRVNAILPSNVDTPLMRDWAATLPDPESALKRVSELQVFGRMASPQEVGKVALFLATEDSSFVTGQGIEVEGGASLDY
- a CDS encoding MFS transporter, which gives rise to MEDEAHSQPSQQFRHENWNLFVLALQSVVLRVGWIFKTESVIMPYVVDAISGSGWMRGWLPILSRIGQSVPPLIYAERLRSHSIKKYPLFLTAVGMAIPFLVLSVLWWRLEDRQVAWMGPLFLVIYFLFFSATGVNQLAFGTIQGKLVRPNRRGALLGIGGILGSIFAVVAALTWLQDWISMPNYDGFTWVFLFNGVAFLAAGLVSLCCSEHAEESSGLSRYKMVEPFANAWNVFRTDQSFRRAGIVAMLFISSLLVFPHYQWLGMNVIGTSSNDLIIWVIAQNISVGIYSPLLGAVADRFGNRLAIRIGLFAVSFTPLIAILFARGFFPDAEKWYWMTFVLLGLTPVLMRTILNYTLELVGPDRHPQYLSTMRICFAIPFVFSPFVGALMDWIPYEIPFIGVGLLVLTGALMTFRMSEPRFSDDS